A section of the Paenibacillus odorifer genome encodes:
- a CDS encoding putative holin-like toxin yields the protein MSLMFIFGMFIIALLNYLKKK from the coding sequence TTGTCACTGATGTTCATCTTCGGCATGTTCATTATTGCACTGCTCAACTACCTCAAAAAGAAATAG
- a CDS encoding MarR family winged helix-turn-helix transcriptional regulator, producing the protein MNTERKDTSRGQLELKLGGQISALISASHALNVRTAAAFDSSVQPAAFHIVRWLYSYGPTSASVLAESTAMDRSSVSRLIKQLENLGYIKREDSPNDRRAILLTLTDLGRQKTFDALQDKEFIFYERIAQWDNQQLETFIEMLQEFNGFNDN; encoded by the coding sequence ATGAATACTGAACGTAAAGACACGTCGAGAGGACAATTAGAACTGAAGCTAGGTGGACAAATTAGTGCCCTTATTAGCGCTTCGCATGCCCTAAATGTCAGAACTGCTGCCGCTTTCGATTCATCTGTACAACCTGCTGCTTTCCATATAGTTCGTTGGCTGTACTCCTATGGTCCAACAAGTGCCTCTGTATTGGCAGAATCTACGGCTATGGATCGTAGTTCAGTCAGCCGTCTCATCAAGCAACTCGAGAATTTGGGTTATATCAAAAGGGAAGACTCCCCTAACGATCGTCGAGCTATACTTCTTACTCTCACTGATCTTGGGCGGCAAAAAACCTTTGACGCGTTACAGGATAAGGAGTTCATATTTTATGAGCGCATAGCCCAATGGGATAATCAACAGCTTGAGACATTTATCGAAATGCTTCAGGAGTTTAATGGATTTAATGATAATTAA
- a CDS encoding SDR family NAD(P)-dependent oxidoreductase: MTKPIIVITGATSGLGQLVALEMAKRGAHLVLTARSNTRSEATEKMIKESVPAVEISFFYGDLSSMKDVTRLGQEISNVFPKIDVLINNAGLHGFEQRITADGFSEMMAVNYFAPWLLTHTLEHSLRAAGSAKIINVASEASRRHGVLKLPEDLLNTASFTYRGSSEIYGKTKLLNIMFTSELARRWAGTGISVHALNPGFNVTGLGRELWFSSMLKHLLNFFRIGDPRKGAEIIIRLMTDPKYQESTGGYFNVGTGNPIVPVQPGGDKVMENKLWNDTGDILQQKGFVGN, encoded by the coding sequence ATGACAAAGCCGATTATTGTAATTACTGGAGCTACAAGCGGTTTGGGACAACTCGTTGCACTTGAAATGGCTAAGCGAGGTGCCCATCTTGTTCTGACTGCAAGGAGTAATACGCGTTCGGAAGCAACTGAAAAAATGATAAAGGAGAGCGTACCAGCAGTCGAAATTAGTTTTTTTTACGGAGACTTATCCTCAATGAAGGATGTCACTAGGTTAGGACAAGAAATATCTAATGTTTTTCCGAAGATAGACGTGTTAATAAATAACGCAGGGCTTCATGGGTTTGAACAGCGGATAACTGCCGATGGATTCTCAGAAATGATGGCTGTGAACTATTTTGCACCATGGTTATTGACACATACCTTAGAGCATTCTTTGAGAGCAGCAGGAAGTGCAAAAATCATAAATGTTGCTTCAGAAGCTTCACGCCGGCATGGAGTGCTAAAGTTGCCAGAAGATTTGCTCAATACAGCTTCCTTTACTTACAGGGGATCATCTGAGATTTATGGGAAAACCAAACTGTTAAATATTATGTTTACCAGTGAGCTTGCACGTCGATGGGCGGGAACGGGAATTAGCGTTCATGCATTGAATCCGGGTTTTAACGTTACAGGTCTCGGGCGTGAACTTTGGTTTTCTTCGATGCTTAAGCACTTATTGAATTTCTTTCGTATTGGCGATCCTCGTAAAGGAGCTGAGATCATTATTCGTTTAATGACCGATCCTAAGTATCAAGAGAGCACCGGGGGATATTTTAACGTTGGGACAGGCAATCCCATTGTACCCGTACAACCGGGAGGAGATAAGGTAATGGAAAATAAATTATGGAACGATACGGGAGACATTTTGCAGCAGAAAGGTTTCGTTGGAAATTGA